From a single Natronorubrum tibetense GA33 genomic region:
- a CDS encoding thiolase domain-containing protein, with amino-acid sequence MSNVRVAGVGLTPFGNTPERTSRDLFAEASITAFEDSGVPRDDVDALLYGNFMGELSEHQGHHGPLMAEAAGVQAPATRYESACASSGTAVRDAVMRIRNGEDDVLLVGGAERMTNLGTAGATEALAIAADDLWEVRAGTTFPGAYALMAQAYFTEYGGEHEDLAHIAVKNHENALNNDKAQYQSAIEVDDVLEAPQVSSPLGLYDSCPLSDGAAAIVLTSEEYADEHGLDAPVSITGTGQGGDRMALHDREHLARSPAAREAGEQAYADAGIDAADVDFAEVHDCFTIAEVLAIESLDLFPVGEGISAARDGRTTADGETPINLSGGLKAKGHPVGATGASQIAEVATLLSGDHPNSEFVESGTTAVAHNAGGTVASATVHVLEVDN; translated from the coding sequence ATGAGTAACGTACGTGTCGCAGGTGTCGGTCTGACCCCGTTCGGGAACACGCCCGAGCGAACGAGCCGGGACCTCTTCGCGGAAGCGAGCATCACAGCCTTCGAAGACAGTGGTGTTCCCCGCGACGACGTCGACGCCCTCCTCTACGGCAATTTCATGGGCGAACTGTCCGAACACCAGGGCCATCACGGCCCCCTGATGGCCGAAGCCGCGGGCGTACAGGCCCCTGCAACCCGCTACGAATCCGCGTGTGCCTCGAGCGGAACGGCCGTTCGAGACGCGGTCATGCGGATCCGAAACGGCGAGGACGACGTGCTCCTCGTCGGCGGCGCCGAACGGATGACCAACCTCGGCACCGCGGGCGCAACGGAAGCGCTCGCCATCGCCGCCGACGATCTCTGGGAGGTGCGCGCCGGAACGACCTTCCCAGGCGCGTACGCGCTGATGGCTCAGGCCTACTTCACTGAGTACGGCGGCGAACACGAGGATCTCGCCCATATCGCAGTCAAGAACCACGAGAACGCGCTGAACAACGACAAGGCCCAGTATCAGAGCGCCATCGAAGTGGACGACGTGCTCGAGGCCCCGCAGGTCTCCTCCCCGCTGGGCCTCTACGACTCCTGTCCGCTCTCCGACGGTGCCGCCGCGATCGTCCTCACGAGCGAGGAGTACGCGGACGAACACGGCCTCGATGCGCCGGTCTCCATCACGGGAACCGGTCAGGGCGGCGACCGCATGGCCCTGCACGACCGCGAACACCTCGCGCGCTCGCCCGCGGCCCGCGAGGCCGGCGAGCAGGCCTATGCCGACGCCGGCATCGACGCCGCGGACGTGGACTTCGCGGAGGTTCACGACTGCTTTACCATCGCGGAAGTGCTCGCGATCGAGTCGCTTGATCTCTTCCCCGTCGGGGAAGGCATCTCGGCGGCCCGCGACGGTCGGACCACTGCCGACGGCGAGACGCCAATCAACCTCTCCGGCGGGCTGAAAGCCAAGGGTCACCCGGTCGGTGCGACCGGCGCCTCACAGATCGCGGAGGTCGCGACGCTCCTCTCCGGCGATCACCCGAACAGCGAATTCGTCGAGAGCGGGACGACCGCCGTCGCCCACAACGCGGGTGGCACGGTTGCGAGTGCGACCGTTCACGTGCTGGAGGTGGATAACTGA
- a CDS encoding M42 family metallopeptidase, with the protein METVPFDGDLLTKLTETSGVPGYEDRIRDLVIDEFADSVDRVRTDAMGNVVGTLEGDSDYSVAIAAHMDEIGFMVRHLKGDDDGFGFVELDALGGWDARILKAQRVTIHTDDGDLPGVIGSPPPHTLTDEEREKTPKVEDTVVDVGLPYEDLEERVSVGDLVTMDQTTERVGETITGKALDDRVCLFAMLEAARRLEDPDVTIHFCATVQEEVGLRGARALGVDVDPDLAIALDVTVANDVPGFDAGKHVTELGDGAAVKLKDGSVITSPKVHNRLQSVAEAEEIEFQHEILPAGGTDTAGFQFPAGAKPVGAISIPTRYLHTPTEAAHVDDISATIDLLAAFLESENGEHDYTL; encoded by the coding sequence ATGGAAACCGTTCCGTTCGATGGAGACCTTCTGACGAAACTGACCGAGACGAGTGGCGTCCCCGGCTACGAGGATCGAATTCGTGACCTCGTAATCGACGAGTTCGCGGATAGCGTCGATCGAGTCCGCACCGACGCGATGGGGAACGTCGTCGGGACGCTCGAGGGCGATTCGGACTACTCCGTGGCCATCGCAGCCCACATGGACGAGATTGGCTTCATGGTACGCCATCTCAAGGGTGACGACGACGGGTTCGGGTTCGTCGAACTCGACGCGCTCGGCGGCTGGGACGCCCGGATCCTCAAGGCCCAGCGCGTCACGATACACACCGACGACGGCGACCTCCCGGGCGTCATCGGCTCCCCGCCCCCACACACCCTGACCGACGAGGAACGCGAGAAAACGCCAAAAGTCGAGGACACCGTCGTCGACGTTGGCCTGCCCTACGAAGACCTCGAGGAACGCGTCTCAGTCGGCGACCTCGTGACGATGGACCAGACCACCGAACGCGTCGGCGAGACGATCACCGGCAAGGCCTTAGACGACCGCGTCTGCCTGTTCGCGATGCTCGAGGCGGCCCGTCGACTCGAGGATCCCGATGTGACGATCCACTTCTGTGCGACGGTCCAGGAGGAGGTCGGCCTGCGCGGTGCTCGCGCGCTCGGCGTCGACGTCGATCCGGACCTCGCGATCGCGCTGGACGTGACCGTCGCCAACGACGTCCCCGGCTTCGACGCCGGCAAACACGTCACCGAACTCGGCGACGGCGCGGCGGTCAAGCTCAAAGACGGGAGCGTCATCACGAGTCCGAAGGTCCACAACCGACTGCAGTCGGTCGCCGAGGCGGAGGAGATCGAGTTCCAACACGAGATTCTCCCCGCCGGCGGTACCGACACGGCCGGCTTCCAGTTCCCGGCCGGAGCCAAACCCGTCGGCGCGATCTCGATCCCGACGCGGTACCTCCACACCCCGACCGAAGCGGCCCACGTCGACGATATTTCGGCGACGATCGACCTCCTCGCGGCGTTCCTCGAGAGCGAAAACGGGGAGCACGACTATACGCTCTGA
- a CDS encoding FAD-binding protein yields the protein MRDVCIVGGGVAGLAASIFTARAGLDTLVVDGGESILARNASLENFPGFPDGLDARRYLQLTREQARNAGATFELGHVTHVHPVTDTDPAESQEIGATTRESSLEDGFVLETEGGEPLEARRVVAASWSNSDYLVPLDVGRKQRGNKHFVAVDEAGRTAVDGVYAAGRIADEPHQAIVAAGHGAKVALAVIHDSDANFYHDWVVPEGYFTERGIEVPPGCEEIDDAERRERDERARKSVLEAFAEPLDETPTMHPSVERERE from the coding sequence ATGCGAGACGTCTGTATCGTCGGTGGGGGCGTCGCCGGCCTCGCCGCATCGATCTTTACCGCGCGTGCAGGGCTCGACACCCTCGTCGTCGATGGAGGAGAGTCCATCCTCGCGCGCAACGCCAGCCTCGAGAACTTTCCCGGCTTCCCCGACGGGCTCGACGCCCGCCGATATCTGCAACTGACCCGCGAACAGGCCCGGAACGCCGGTGCCACGTTCGAACTCGGACACGTAACGCACGTCCATCCCGTCACCGACACCGATCCCGCGGAGTCCCAAGAGATAGGCGCGACGACCCGAGAGTCGAGTCTCGAGGACGGTTTCGTTCTCGAGACCGAGGGCGGTGAGCCCCTCGAGGCCCGGCGAGTGGTCGCCGCCTCGTGGTCGAACAGCGACTACCTCGTCCCGCTGGACGTCGGCCGCAAACAGCGCGGCAACAAGCACTTCGTCGCGGTCGACGAGGCCGGACGGACGGCCGTCGACGGCGTCTACGCCGCGGGCCGAATCGCCGACGAACCACACCAGGCGATCGTCGCGGCCGGCCACGGCGCGAAAGTCGCCCTCGCAGTCATCCACGACTCCGACGCGAACTTCTATCACGACTGGGTCGTGCCGGAGGGCTACTTCACCGAGCGCGGGATCGAGGTACCGCCGGGCTGTGAGGAGATCGACGACGCGGAACGGCGCGAGCGCGACGAACGCGCCCGCAAATCGGTTCTCGAGGCGTTCGCCGAACCACTCGACGAGACGCCGACGATGCACCCAAGCGTCGAACGGGAGCGAGAGTGA
- the hpt gene encoding hypoxanthine/guanine phosphoribosyltransferase yields the protein MDQLKRSLLEAPIIEKDGYHYFVHPISDGVPKLDPGLLREIVIRIIRKAELENVDRIVTPAAMGIHISTAVSLMTDIPLTVIRKRQYGLDDEVAISQKTGYSENEMYINDVREGERVLVLDDVLSTGGTLAAVLEALDGIGAEVIDTVAVIKKVGGENKADDAGYDIKTLINVDVVDGEVVIIDEDGDD from the coding sequence ATGGATCAGTTGAAGCGGTCGCTTCTCGAAGCGCCAATCATCGAGAAAGACGGTTACCACTACTTCGTCCACCCGATCAGTGACGGCGTTCCGAAGCTCGACCCGGGACTGCTTCGGGAGATCGTCATTCGCATCATCCGAAAAGCCGAACTCGAGAACGTCGACCGGATCGTCACCCCGGCAGCGATGGGTATCCACATCTCGACGGCCGTCTCGTTGATGACCGACATCCCGCTGACCGTGATCCGGAAGCGACAGTACGGACTCGACGACGAGGTCGCTATCTCCCAGAAGACTGGTTACTCGGAGAACGAGATGTACATCAACGACGTTCGCGAGGGCGAGCGCGTACTGGTACTCGACGACGTGCTCTCGACGGGCGGCACGCTCGCGGCGGTCCTCGAGGCGCTCGACGGAATCGGTGCCGAAGTGATCGACACGGTCGCGGTCATCAAGAAGGTCGGCGGCGAGAACAAGGCCGACGACGCCGGCTACGACATCAAGACGCTGATCAACGTTGACGTCGTCGACGGTGAAGTGGTTATTATCGACGAAGACGGCGACGACTGA
- the coaBC gene encoding bifunctional phosphopantothenoylcysteine decarboxylase/phosphopantothenate--cysteine ligase CoaBC, with the protein MLEGVNVALGVTGSIAAVKTVELAHELRRQGAKVRGVMTGSAQGIIHPWAVEFATENDVVTEITGSVEHVELCGYDGWADVLLIAPATANTVGKIAGAVDDTPVTTTATTALGADVPVVIAPAMHEPMYDHPGVLEAIDTVADWGVDFVDPRIEEGKAKIASEAAIVTDVARAAGDRSLEDEHVVVTSGATGESIDPVRVLTNRSSGKMGRAVARACYARGADVTLVHGFVGPQPVTQDADLPETDDDGNVPYATVEHVESASEMLEATREACETADTLVSAAAIGDYTVEPSAEKIRSGQELTLSLEPTPKLIDEVRGERPELPIVGFKTETSGDETAMIEQARRTLERAGLAFVVANDASVMGAERTTALLVHDEDAARYEGTKAGLAGEIADSVAAITGS; encoded by the coding sequence ATGCTCGAGGGAGTCAACGTCGCGCTCGGGGTGACGGGATCGATCGCGGCCGTCAAGACGGTCGAACTGGCCCACGAGTTGCGACGCCAGGGTGCCAAGGTGCGAGGCGTGATGACCGGCAGTGCTCAGGGGATCATCCACCCGTGGGCGGTCGAGTTCGCCACCGAAAACGACGTGGTCACGGAGATCACGGGCAGCGTCGAACACGTCGAACTGTGCGGCTACGACGGCTGGGCCGATGTTCTCCTGATCGCGCCCGCGACGGCGAACACGGTCGGCAAGATCGCCGGGGCCGTCGACGACACGCCCGTCACGACGACGGCAACCACCGCACTCGGGGCCGACGTACCGGTGGTCATCGCGCCCGCGATGCACGAACCGATGTACGACCACCCCGGCGTCCTCGAGGCAATCGACACCGTCGCCGACTGGGGCGTCGACTTCGTCGACCCGCGCATCGAGGAGGGAAAGGCAAAGATTGCCAGCGAGGCGGCCATCGTCACCGATGTCGCGCGTGCGGCGGGCGATCGGTCGCTCGAGGACGAACACGTCGTCGTCACCAGCGGCGCCACGGGCGAGTCGATCGATCCCGTCCGCGTGCTCACGAACCGCTCGTCGGGGAAGATGGGCCGAGCCGTCGCGAGAGCCTGCTACGCGCGCGGTGCCGACGTAACCCTCGTCCACGGCTTCGTCGGCCCGCAGCCAGTGACGCAGGATGCGGATCTGCCAGAGACCGACGACGATGGCAACGTCCCCTACGCCACCGTCGAACACGTCGAGAGCGCAAGCGAGATGCTCGAGGCAACCCGCGAGGCCTGCGAGACGGCGGATACGCTGGTCTCGGCGGCCGCAATCGGCGACTACACCGTCGAACCGAGCGCGGAGAAGATCCGTTCGGGGCAGGAGCTCACCCTCTCACTCGAGCCGACGCCGAAGCTCATCGACGAGGTCCGCGGCGAGCGACCGGAGCTACCGATCGTCGGCTTCAAAACGGAGACTTCGGGCGACGAGACGGCGATGATCGAACAGGCGCGACGGACGCTCGAGCGCGCAGGGCTGGCGTTCGTCGTCGCCAACGACGCGAGCGTGATGGGCGCGGAGCGAACGACGGCCCTCCTGGTCCACGACGAGGACGCCGCCCGCTACGAGGGGACGAAGGCGGGGCTGGCCGGCGAGATTGCCGATTCGGTCGCGGCGATCACCGGATCGTAG
- a CDS encoding DUF7344 domain-containing protein: protein MAQQQQTDNIDDSGPLSKGEIFEVLRNQRRRYVLQYLKQDTRPVELGDLAQQVAAWEYETTLDEVTPEQRKRVYTTLQQTHLPKMDQSGILLFDSDDGVIEATDRTQDISIYLEIVPGHEFAWRELYLSLGAISSALVAALWLEIYPLTMLSDLTWAGLVAVTFTLTATVHIYYERNMRLGHGEQPPELSYGSDD from the coding sequence GTGGCTCAACAACAACAAACTGACAATATCGACGACAGTGGTCCGCTGTCGAAAGGCGAAATCTTCGAAGTGTTACGCAACCAACGACGGCGCTACGTCCTCCAGTATTTGAAACAGGACACTCGGCCCGTCGAACTCGGCGACCTCGCCCAGCAGGTCGCCGCCTGGGAGTACGAGACGACTCTCGACGAGGTCACCCCCGAACAGCGAAAGCGCGTCTACACGACGCTCCAGCAGACCCATCTCCCAAAGATGGATCAGTCGGGTATCCTCCTGTTCGATTCCGACGACGGCGTGATCGAAGCCACCGACCGGACGCAGGACATCAGCATCTACCTCGAGATCGTCCCCGGCCACGAGTTCGCGTGGCGCGAACTCTACCTCTCGCTGGGGGCGATCAGCTCCGCGCTGGTCGCCGCGCTGTGGCTCGAGATCTACCCGCTGACAATGCTCTCGGATCTGACCTGGGCCGGGCTCGTCGCCGTGACGTTCACCCTGACCGCCACGGTTCATATCTACTACGAGCGCAACATGCGACTCGGTCACGGCGAGCAGCCGCCAGAGCTCAGCTACGGCAGCGACGATTGA
- a CDS encoding SRPBCC family protein yields the protein MDRILLSTVAYRSPEEVFPYVRAFTNYPRYTEHLKEVRVHGDGDVGSVYDLELGWWKLSYTARSKVTAISAPDSLEWHLINNLDARGEWRVEPEPESAPEGVETASRIYFEAQYDPYSADKSALSLPRFVSLDWVVRKVQPKLLSEAESVVERLVADIEGQRRDVTLTVHEIP from the coding sequence GTGGACAGAATTCTCCTCAGTACCGTCGCCTATCGCTCGCCAGAGGAGGTCTTTCCGTACGTGCGAGCGTTCACCAACTACCCGCGCTACACCGAACACCTGAAAGAAGTCCGCGTACACGGGGACGGTGACGTCGGCTCCGTCTACGACCTCGAACTGGGCTGGTGGAAGCTCAGCTACACCGCGCGTTCGAAGGTAACCGCGATCTCCGCGCCAGACTCGCTCGAGTGGCACCTGATCAACAATCTCGACGCCCGCGGTGAGTGGCGCGTCGAACCGGAGCCCGAGTCGGCGCCCGAGGGAGTCGAGACGGCGAGTCGAATCTACTTCGAGGCTCAGTACGATCCCTACTCGGCCGACAAGAGCGCGCTCTCGCTGCCCCGATTCGTCTCGCTGGACTGGGTCGTCAGGAAGGTCCAACCGAAACTGCTGAGCGAAGCCGAGTCAGTCGTCGAACGGCTCGTCGCGGACATCGAGGGTCAGCGGCGGGACGTGACGTTGACGGTCCACGAGATTCCCTGA
- a CDS encoding IucA/IucC family protein, translating into MDGTKRRKRDRTILETTAERDAFGAGTHYARANDLSVPADSAFLEALEDARREICHRFVRGVLRGKPTGLSDVRFVGLEPTATRVPSVPDDPDPLSALDGEQLQSLAASLPDACQQLALLPLPTGESVLLAPIAARHGYDRFRLCGPVRRWSIEGATTAVEHPVDLVPLLEREGAFSDAEQADRIRAEVAESVANLALARLASCVHARACNTRSREDSGSPLETVATGLSAADASAAFERIVTDGHPFHPSGKIRRGMNAADGLAYAPEFTDRVDLRFVAIDREYALETRAETAGDDRLTERLFATFDGLERALEGAIPAERRSGEYAVVPVHPLQYHRTIPDRYADQIGDGRVVPIPDYAQPATPQLNLRTVVPYETERTATADADGPLPHLKLAIPVQTTNVVRTLSPHAVSNGPQVTDVVETIADRESFETLGLLAEPAATCYYPPGGPHPSGDGFDDARHLSGLLRTNPEAHPFVADRSDDAYPVVASSLVAESPATGRPLVCDLIEQYGTSRGISDDENAALAFLERYATVVVPDQLRLLCKYGVALESHLQNSLVVFEGESARPTATIVRDLGGIRVHEGRLEERGLSIDPYPDSDLDAGGEEDLYRKLYYALFQNHLAELLATISYELDVDERACWLRIREQCEQAFEVIRAEGAVPDERIGRDERALFEDPTPHKALTAMRLRGKRHEYVTSEVSNPLFSADRT; encoded by the coding sequence ATGGACGGGACGAAACGAAGGAAACGAGACCGCACGATCCTTGAGACGACCGCGGAACGGGACGCGTTCGGTGCTGGGACCCACTACGCGCGGGCGAACGACCTCTCGGTACCGGCGGATTCGGCCTTCCTCGAGGCGCTCGAGGACGCTCGCCGGGAGATTTGTCATCGGTTCGTCCGCGGCGTGCTCCGCGGGAAACCGACGGGGCTCTCCGACGTACGATTCGTGGGGCTCGAGCCGACTGCGACTCGAGTGCCGTCCGTGCCGGACGACCCCGACCCGCTGTCGGCCCTCGACGGCGAGCAACTGCAGTCACTCGCCGCCTCGCTTCCGGACGCGTGTCAGCAACTCGCACTGCTTCCGTTGCCCACCGGCGAAAGCGTCCTGCTCGCGCCGATCGCCGCGCGTCACGGCTACGATCGGTTCCGGCTGTGCGGTCCGGTCCGCCGCTGGTCCATCGAGGGGGCGACGACGGCCGTCGAGCACCCCGTCGATCTGGTCCCGCTACTCGAGCGCGAGGGAGCGTTCAGCGACGCCGAGCAGGCCGACCGAATCCGGGCGGAGGTCGCCGAGAGCGTCGCCAACCTCGCGCTGGCTCGGCTCGCCTCCTGCGTTCACGCGCGTGCGTGTAACACTCGCTCGAGAGAGGATAGTGGATCGCCGCTCGAGACCGTCGCGACCGGGCTCTCGGCCGCCGACGCTTCCGCTGCGTTCGAACGGATCGTCACCGACGGCCACCCGTTTCACCCGAGCGGCAAGATCCGTCGCGGGATGAACGCCGCGGACGGCCTCGCGTACGCCCCCGAGTTCACCGACCGGGTCGACCTCCGATTCGTCGCGATCGACCGGGAGTACGCCCTCGAGACGCGGGCGGAGACGGCCGGCGACGATCGGCTGACCGAGCGGCTGTTTGCGACGTTTGACGGACTCGAGAGGGCGCTCGAGGGAGCGATACCGGCCGAACGGCGGTCCGGCGAGTACGCCGTCGTCCCCGTCCATCCGCTGCAGTACCACCGGACGATTCCGGACCGCTACGCGGACCAGATCGGCGACGGTCGCGTCGTACCGATTCCCGACTACGCGCAGCCGGCGACGCCGCAGCTCAATCTCCGGACGGTGGTACCGTACGAGACCGAGCGAACTGCCACTGCCGACGCTGACGGCCCTCTCCCACACCTCAAGCTTGCGATCCCCGTCCAGACGACGAACGTCGTGCGGACGCTGTCGCCACATGCCGTCTCGAACGGGCCACAGGTGACCGATGTGGTGGAAACGATCGCCGACCGGGAGTCGTTCGAGACGCTCGGGCTGCTCGCCGAACCCGCGGCGACCTGTTACTACCCGCCGGGCGGTCCCCACCCGAGCGGCGACGGGTTCGACGACGCGCGACACCTCTCGGGCTTGCTGCGGACGAATCCCGAGGCCCATCCGTTCGTTGCAGACCGGTCGGACGACGCGTACCCAGTGGTCGCTTCGAGTCTCGTCGCCGAGTCGCCAGCGACGGGGCGGCCCCTTGTCTGCGACCTGATCGAGCAGTACGGCACCTCGAGGGGGATTTCGGACGACGAAAACGCGGCGCTCGCGTTTCTCGAGCGCTATGCGACAGTCGTCGTTCCCGATCAGCTTCGGTTACTGTGCAAATACGGCGTCGCCCTCGAGAGCCACCTCCAGAACAGCCTCGTCGTCTTCGAGGGCGAAAGCGCACGGCCGACGGCGACGATCGTCCGGGATCTCGGCGGAATTCGGGTACACGAGGGGCGACTTGAGGAGCGCGGACTCTCGATCGATCCCTATCCCGACTCGGATCTGGATGCGGGCGGTGAGGAGGACCTCTACCGGAAGCTGTACTACGCGCTCTTCCAGAACCACCTCGCGGAACTCCTCGCGACGATCAGTTACGAACTGGACGTCGACGAGCGAGCGTGTTGGCTGCGGATTCGCGAGCAGTGTGAGCAGGCGTTCGAGGTGATCCGGGCTGAAGGGGCCGTTCCTGACGAGCGGATCGGACGCGACGAACGGGCGCTGTTCGAGGATCCCACGCCCCACAAGGCGCTAACCGCGATGCGACTGCGCGGGAAACGCCACGAGTACGTGACGAGCGAGGTGTCGAATCCGCTTTTTTCGGCGGATCGAACGTAA